The following are from one region of the Thermoproteus uzoniensis 768-20 genome:
- a CDS encoding transcription factor S: protein MRFCPNDGSLLVPVKKGSATVLRCPKCGYEEPVNDAARSAYRSKSAVERRNEILVADAVAETLPKTKAVCPKCGNEEAYVWMQQTRAADEPPTRFYRCTRCGYTWREYA from the coding sequence ATGCGCTTTTGCCCCAACGACGGCTCTCTACTCGTGCCGGTCAAGAAAGGGTCGGCCACCGTGTTGCGCTGTCCTAAATGCGGCTACGAGGAGCCGGTCAACGACGCGGCTAGATCGGCCTATAGGTCTAAATCCGCCGTCGAGAGGAGGAACGAGATACTCGTCGCAGACGCCGTGGCGGAGACTCTGCCCAAGACGAAGGCCGTATGTCCCAAATGCGGCAACGAGGAGGCCTACGTCTGGATGCAACAGACGAGGGCGGCCGACGAACCCCCCACGCGTTTCTACAGATGCACCAGATGTGGATATACCTGGAGAGAATACGCCTGA
- a CDS encoding 30S ribosomal protein S19e, with amino-acid sequence MVSVKDVPADLLIKELAAYLKTNVAQVKPPVWAAYVKTGANKDRPPMDDDWWYVRAASIVRRLYLDGPVGLSRLRTYYGYRAKVGQGMRSERTRKAGGAVIRKLLHQLEQAGIVARTKRGRVLTPEGRSLVDRIATKIAKELVKARPELAKYLAPPKE; translated from the coding sequence GTGGTTTCGGTCAAGGACGTGCCCGCGGATCTGTTAATCAAGGAGCTGGCCGCGTATCTGAAGACGAACGTTGCCCAGGTCAAGCCGCCTGTGTGGGCCGCCTACGTGAAGACCGGCGCCAATAAGGACCGGCCGCCTATGGACGACGATTGGTGGTACGTGAGGGCCGCGTCCATAGTCAGGAGGCTGTACTTGGACGGGCCGGTGGGGCTGTCCAGGTTGAGGACGTACTACGGATATAGGGCTAAGGTCGGCCAGGGGATGAGGAGCGAGAGGACGAGGAAGGCGGGCGGCGCCGTGATCAGGAAGCTCTTGCACCAGCTCGAGCAAGCCGGCATAGTGGCGAGGACCAAGAGAGGACGCGTCCTCACCCCCGAGGGGAGATCGCTCGTGGATAGGATCGCAACGAAGATCGCGAAGGAGCTTGTTAAGGCCAGGCCGGAGCTAGCCAAATATCTGGCCCCGCCTAAGGAGTAA